Below is a window of Undibacterium sp. YM2 DNA.
TTCACACAGATTTTTGAGCCGTTTATCCCTGGGCATGGGCAAGCGTATGGGCAGTGCCTTTGCTGCCTGCAATTCATCCATGATGACAGCCGCGATATGAAATTCACGTGAGCTTGCGACTTCTATCACTTCCATACAGGCGATCAATTCCCTGAGCAGGGGCGAAACTTCCAGTACCAGGCAGTCGGTGCCGCGAAAAGGTGCAAAATCGGCATGAATATTCAGCAACCGCAATTGTGAAGGTTCTATGATGCGCACTTCATGGGCCACATTCGGCGGTATCCAGATTGCCCTTAAAGGTGGCACGAACCAGGTGTTATTGTTTGCCAATATCTGCATCATGCCTTGGGGCGTGTAGGTAAACTGCCCCCAGGTATGACTATGCATGCTGATGACTTCTTCCGTAGGCAAATTCCTGGCGGCCAGGCGCACCGGGCGCTCAGGTGTCGGATGCTTGTCTGGTGCCTGGGGACGGGTATCGGTCAGGATTTCAATTGCCATGGTCAATCCCAGTTTGGCGGAAATGCGATAAAGTTTGTCTCTCTATCTTAAATCAGACTGGGCGAATTTGCATACACTGTTTGCTGAGTATTTGCTTTGCCATGCAAAGCGTGATTGGAAACAGTAAAGGATTACAAATGACAGCAGCAGCAATACCGCAAGCTCCGGAAAATCTTAAAAAAGATGTCATGGTTATCAGTCTGGTTGGCCTGGCGCATGGCATTTCCCACTTCTTCCACATGATACTGGCCCCTTTATTCCCCTGGATTAAAGATGCCTTCAGCCTGTCATTTGCTGAACTGGGTTTGCTGATGACGGTATTTTTTGTGATTTCTGGCATAGGTCAGGCCTTGTCCGGTTTTATTGTTGATAAAGTCGGTGCCAGGGCAGTCTTGTTTTTTGGTGTCACTTCTCTGGGCATTGCTGCCCTGGTATTGTCGACGTCGCAAAATTACAGCATGCTGCTCATGGGTTCCATGCTGGCTGGGGTGGGGAATAGCGTATTTCATCCTTCAGACTACACCTTGCTCAACAAGAAGGTATCGAGCCAGCGGCTTGGTTATGCATTCTCTGTCCATGGCATCACGGGTAATCTCGGTTGGGCAGCGGCACCCGTGTTTTTGGTGACCATCGCCGGACTGACAAGCTGGCGTACTGCCTTGTTTTGCGCAGCATTCCTGCCTTTTACCGTACTGGCTATCCTGGTCTTTTATCGTGAGCTGTTGCATACCGAAATAGTTCAGCATAAAAGCGCAGCGCATGCTGCAAAGGCCGCCGAGGGATCTATGGATTTCATGCGCATTCCTGCAGTGTGGATGTGCTTTGGTTTTTTCTTCATGATCGCCATGGCACTGGGCGGTATACAAAGTTTTTCATCGGTCAGCTTGCGTCAGATGTATGACATGTCGCTAGGATCAGCCACCACTGCCTATACCTTTTACATGCTGGCTTCTGCGGGGGCATGCTGTGGGGTGGTTTTCTGGCAGCCAGAACCAGTCATCATGACAGGACAATTACGCTGGCCTTCAGCTTCGCTGGTATTTTCTCGCTAATACTCGCCAGCGGGGGTGTGAATGCCAGTATCGCCATTTTGCTCATGGGGGCGATAGGCTTTGGTTCCGGCGTAGCCGGGCCTTCGCGCGATCTGATGATACGTGCTGCAGCACCCAAAAATGCAACTGGCCGTGTGTATGGCATAGTCTATTCAGGCCTGGATTCTGGCCTGGCGGTCGCACCGCTGATTTTTGGCGCCATCATGGATGCGCATCATCCATCCTGGGTGTTTATCTGCGTTGGTTTCTTCCAGGTGTTGGCAATATTGACGGCCGTCAATGTCGGCAGCAGGACCAGGGCATTGGCGGTTTGAAGTTTGCTGGTTAGAATGGGGTTCCACACTAACGAGGACAAATCATGAGCTTTGCTACCTGTGATATTTGTGATGCTAACGAAGACAAGATTGCTACGCATGAGCTGGCTGTTATCCCACCTATTTTCATGCGCTATGGCACAGCAGTTAAATTCAGTGGTCAGGCAGTGACGCTGAAGGTGTTTGAAGATAATTTACTGGTCAGGGAAACGCTGGAAACTCCAGGCAATGGGCATGTCCTGGTGATAGATGGCGGCGGCAGCTTCCGCTGCGCCCTTGTTGGCGGCAATCTGGCGGCACTCGCAGAAAAAAATGGCTGGGTTGGCATAGTCGTGCACGGTTGTATTCGGGATGTTGATGAAATCAACGCCTGCAATATAGGCGTGCGTGCCATGGCTGCCATGCCTTTGCGCGCTACCAAACACGGCGGCGGCATGCGCGATGCACGCATCAATATCGCGGGTGTGGCAATCAAGCCGGGCGACTGGATTTATGCCGATGTGGATGGTGTGTTGGTAGCCAGGCACGCGCTGGTGTAGTGTGATCCGGTCTGGATGATATTAACGCATACGGCCTGCAGGCCCGTATGCGTTTTTGCTTTTTTAGATGCATGCATGGCAGGCTATGGTATAAAGTCTGACTCCCGTCATTTATCCTGTTCCCTTATGTTTCTACGCGTTTTGGTGTTTGCCCTTGCCTCTGCTTCCATGATTACTGGGCCTGTTCAAGCTCAGGATAAGCAGCTCACTGCCCCTGCCAGGCTGCGTACTGAGCCATTTCAGAGCAAGAAAATCTTCCAGATGACACCGCAGGAGGTCGATCAGTACCTGGCATTTTTGCACGCCAACGTACCTGATCTGCGCCAGCGTATCGCCTTGATTGCCAGAAAAAATATAGGCCAGCCCTACAAGCTGAACCTGCTGGGAGAATTCCCTTTTGAACTGCATGACAACCTGCCCATGTATAGTCTGACGCATAGCGATTGCTTGGTGTTTGCTGAACATACCTATGCGATGGCCTTAAGCAGTTCCTGGGAAGAATTCTTCTGGACCCTGCAACGCATACGTTATAAAGACGGTTTGATAGGTGTGGTGACACGCAACCATTACACGGAAGTCGATTGGAATACCAATAATGCCTGGTTGCTTAAAGATGTCAGTGCCGGTTTTGGCTCAGACAAAGTGGCGAGCTATGACATCGTCGTTGACAGGGCAAAATTCCTGCGCGAGCAGCACCATAAAGAAACCACTATCCCCGTGCAAACCAGCCATGAAGCCTATGTCAAAGCCGACAAGGTAAGCGCTATACTGGATCAGTTGCGCGATGGTGATTTTGTGAACGTGGTATCAGACAAGGATGGATATCAATCGATTACCCATGTCGGCCTGGTCGTGGTTGACGCCAATGGCAAGCGCAACTTTCTGAACTCTGGTGAACCACAGGTCAAGGAAGAGAGCTTTGATACTTTCATTAGCCGTACCAATGAAAGAACCAGGACCAGCAAGCAAGCCAAGCCACGTCGCTTGCTAGGTTTTAAATTCTTGCGTTTGCGCGACGATATCGTCATCCCCGGTGCCGTCACTTTACCCAGACCCAAACAGGCGCAGTAAATTAAGTTACACTAAAGTTTTCTTCGCAGGGCAGTGAAGCTGGCTGGCTCCCATTCGCGCATGGCCAGCAATACCGCCGTGCCGCGCCTTTTCTTGAGCGGACTGCTCAAACTCTCGGTATGCAGCTCAGCCAGTTTTTGTCTCAGTTGGCGTATCTCAGCCTGGAATTTTTCAGCGGCGGCATCCGTCAGCATGCCGTGTATGAAATGCTGTGACTCATACTCATGACTAAACGGCGCATCCAGAAAATCTGCCATACCTGTGTCGTGGAAATATTGGCGTATGGGGCCATGTGGCAGCCAGTCAAAATCCCTGGAGATATTCAGGCGTATGCGATTATTTGGCATCAGGCTGATCAGGCATAATTTATCCAGGCGCAAGAGTTTGCTCAGACATTCTGTTTCACTGAGTTGGTAGACGTGCAGGATTTCTTCAAATTTCCAGTGATTCAGGGCGCAAACCGCCACTAGCAACAGTTTTGTGTCAGAGACCAATTCCTTTTCCTGCGCGGGGCTCAGGCTATGGATGCGGGTGTTGCTTGCATTTGCCTCCTGCGTAATCTCCATCAGGCTAAAGCCCAGAAACTGGCTGATTTGCGCCAGCCTCTCTATACTCATATTGGTGCCATTATCGGCACTCAAGAGGCGCTTGATACTGGCCTCGGACAAATCCAGTGCCACAGCCACATCCCTGTATGTTTTGCCTTGCAGCTTCAATTGCTGCTTGATGCTGTTCAATAATTGCCGGATTTCAGTCATGTTTGTGCATGCGCAAGGTTGCGGGATTTAATACTTCGATTGTTCTGTGGTGCTACTTTACCAGTATTAGTTACATTATTTGCTGCCTGTCTTCACAATTGCCTATCTCTTAAAACATGGGTGAAGAAAATGAAAGCTGGATTGCGTACGCTGCCTTTGCTGATTTCGGCGCTGGCAGCCCTGGCATTATTACTGCATGGACCGATTGCCCAGCTAGCGCATTATCATGACTTTGCTGACCAGTCAGACTGGGCGGGTATACCTCATGTGATTGATGTACTGACCAATCTTGGTTTTGCGATGGTGGCGATGGTTGGTGGCTGGTTTTTGCTGGAGAAATATCGCAAGGGCGATGTTGGTGTCGCATTCCCCGCTTATTGCGTCTTTGCTCTCAGTATCGCTGCTACTACCGTGGGTTCCAGTTATTACCATTTGGCACCTGACGATGCACGCCTGTTCTGGGATAGATTGCCCATTGCCTTTGCCTGTTGCAGTTTGCTGGCGGCAGTCAGGGCAGATAGTCTGCCAGGTATGGATGCGCGCAAAGCCTTTTTGGAGCTGGTGCTGTTATTGATGGCGGCTTTGATGTCGGTGATCTGGTGGCAGCAGACAGGTGACTTGCGTCCCTATTTGCTGATACAGGGTTTGACTCTGGTATTGATCCCTTTATGGCAATGGATATGGAAAGCAGAACGTGCAGACCGCCTGGCATTTGGTGCAGCGATGTTTTTATACGTAATTGCAAAAATTACTGAAATGCTGGATGGACAGATTTTGCAGCAACTCCAGTTCATGAGCGGCCACAGTCTCAAGCACTTGCTGGCAGCCCTGGCTGCTGGCCTGATAGTCTGGCGCTGGCGTGCTCACAAGGAAGTACAAGCAAGAACCACCGTTCAAAATATTGTAGTCCGCAGGCAAACTGCTTCATAATCAGGCTATTAATCAATTAGCCTGGATTTGAAGCTATGTGTGGATATTATGTGGATAGATAGCCACTGTCATCTGGATGCAAGTGAGTTTGGCGGCACATCGCTGGCCGTTGCCGAAGCTGCTGCGCAGGCAGGCGTCTCGGCCATCGTTGTGCCTGCCGTTCACAAAAGCAATTTTGACACTGTCATTCAGCTGGGCGAGCAGCGACCTGATTGTTTTTATGCCCTCGGCATACACCCCATGTATGTGCCAACTTCAAAAGAAGAAGACTTGCTACTTCTGCGTGAAAAAGTAAGTGAGTTGATGGCTGGCGCAGATGCACACAAAAAATTGGTTGCCATAGGCGAAATTGGTCTCGACTATTTTGTACCTGCACTGACACAGAGCCCTTTGAAGGAAAAGCAGGAATACTTCTATACGGAACAACTGAAGCTAGCCAGGGATTTTGATTTGCCTGTGCTACTCCATGTAAGACGTTCACAAGACATCATACTCAAGCATTTGCGACGCATCAAAGTGAGAGGCGGCATTGCTCATGCTTTC
It encodes the following:
- a CDS encoding N-acetylmuramoyl-L-alanine amidase-like domain-containing protein, giving the protein MFLRVLVFALASASMITGPVQAQDKQLTAPARLRTEPFQSKKIFQMTPQEVDQYLAFLHANVPDLRQRIALIARKNIGQPYKLNLLGEFPFELHDNLPMYSLTHSDCLVFAEHTYAMALSSSWEEFFWTLQRIRYKDGLIGVVTRNHYTEVDWNTNNAWLLKDVSAGFGSDKVASYDIVVDRAKFLREQHHKETTIPVQTSHEAYVKADKVSAILDQLRDGDFVNVVSDKDGYQSITHVGLVVVDANGKRNFLNSGEPQVKEESFDTFISRTNERTRTSKQAKPRRLLGFKFLRLRDDIVIPGAVTLPRPKQAQ
- a CDS encoding TatD family hydrolase, with protein sequence MWIDSHCHLDASEFGGTSLAVAEAAAQAGVSAIVVPAVHKSNFDTVIQLGEQRPDCFYALGIHPMYVPTSKEEDLLLLREKVSELMAGADAHKKLVAIGEIGLDYFVPALTQSPLKEKQEYFYTEQLKLARDFDLPVLLHVRRSQDIILKHLRRIKVRGGIAHAFNGSVQQAQTFIDMGFKLGFGGAMTFTRALQIRRLATDLPLSSIVLETDAPDIPPSWLPEGANTPAQLPKIGAVLAELRHLSLAEVAQATTANAMHIMPRMQRG
- a CDS encoding MFS transporter, which translates into the protein MLWGGFLAARTSHHDRTITLAFSFAGIFSLILASGGVNASIAILLMGAIGFGSGVAGPSRDLMIRAAAPKNATGRVYGIVYSGLDSGLAVAPLIFGAIMDAHHPSWVFICVGFFQVLAILTAVNVGSRTRALAV
- a CDS encoding MFS transporter, which codes for MTAAAIPQAPENLKKDVMVISLVGLAHGISHFFHMILAPLFPWIKDAFSLSFAELGLLMTVFFVISGIGQALSGFIVDKVGARAVLFFGVTSLGIAALVLSTSQNYSMLLMGSMLAGVGNSVFHPSDYTLLNKKVSSQRLGYAFSVHGITGNLGWAAAPVFLVTIAGLTSWRTALFCAAFLPFTVLAILVFYRELLHTEIVQHKSAAHAAKAAEGSMDFMRIPAVWMCFGFFFMIAMALGGIQSFSSVSLRQMYDMSLGSATTAYTFYMLASAGACCGVVFWQPEPVIMTGQLRWPSASLVFSR
- a CDS encoding helix-turn-helix domain-containing protein; this encodes MTEIRQLLNSIKQQLKLQGKTYRDVAVALDLSEASIKRLLSADNGTNMSIERLAQISQFLGFSLMEITQEANASNTRIHSLSPAQEKELVSDTKLLLVAVCALNHWKFEEILHVYQLSETECLSKLLRLDKLCLISLMPNNRIRLNISRDFDWLPHGPIRQYFHDTGMADFLDAPFSHEYESQHFIHGMLTDAAAEKFQAEIRQLRQKLAELHTESLSSPLKKRRGTAVLLAMREWEPASFTALRRKL
- the rraA gene encoding ribonuclease E activity regulator RraA, whose translation is MSFATCDICDANEDKIATHELAVIPPIFMRYGTAVKFSGQAVTLKVFEDNLLVRETLETPGNGHVLVIDGGGSFRCALVGGNLAALAEKNGWVGIVVHGCIRDVDEINACNIGVRAMAAMPLRATKHGGGMRDARINIAGVAIKPGDWIYADVDGVLVARHALV
- a CDS encoding helix-turn-helix domain-containing protein, which encodes MAIEILTDTRPQAPDKHPTPERPVRLAARNLPTEEVISMHSHTWGQFTYTPQGMMQILANNNTWFVPPLRAIWIPPNVAHEVRIIEPSQLRLLNIHADFAPFRGTDCLVLEVSPLLRELIACMEVIEVASSREFHIAAVIMDELQAAKALPIRLPMPRDKRLKNLCEILLADPASVLTMEDYALQVGASSRTLSRLFEQELDMSFTAWRQQMRLSKASPLITSGMPLSQVASELGYASQSAFSAMFKKTFGESPSAFFKQR